Genomic window (Saccharomyces eubayanus strain FM1318 chromosome XVI, whole genome shotgun sequence):
CATTTGAGTTAACCCATTTATCTAGATCTAATAGAGGGACttcgttttcattaaaaacCATTGCcatgataaaaaatttggctAAAGGTGGTAAAATTCTATAGATGGCCAAACATGTAGCTGGTGAAGTGTATAGTCTATTTTGCACTTGCTGGGgaatttcttccaaataCTGGGTAACTGAGTGTTTCAAGGAGTAGTCACTCATTATCTTGCCTAACCTCTTTACTTTTTGGCTTAAATGGTAAMCTTCAATCTTAGGGCGTTGATATTGCGCAtacaaaatgaaattttcaattgtATAAGTGTGATCTTGCGTAGTTTGCgctaaagaaaatttccCGTCTTCCTTTCAATAACGCGCGAACCTAAAAAAATGCATAATGAATGAGAtactttcttgttcatttaCGCCATTAGGGGAAGATTAGTTTATAATCAAGCTTTAATCTATTACATAGTTCTGCCATATCGAATTCCTTCCCCTCACTATCGAGTAACACCTTGTTTAGTTTTTCCAACTCCACCTCTTTACTCTTTTCCACTTCTTTTAGTTGTTCATTCATTTGACTCTCCCATTGCTCTTGCTCAACTTCAGAAAGCTGCTTAAAGTCTTCGCTATCCCTTACTTCATAGAGCTGGTCTTCCATTCCGTTATCTATCTGGTATTCCagccttcttttcttagcttccatttctttttccagaAAATCTTTATAACCGCCCATTCTGTTAATCTTAATTAAGGTGGAGTTCAGGATGAATGAAAGCTCCATCTCGCAAACGGTCCTCCATTTTTCTATgaattgtttatttttggtaATCTTGTCCTCGCCGAGGATCTTACAGGCCTGCTGTAAATGggtattttcttgtcttaAAAGGGTGAGTTGCTTCGTCGATTCTCTATTCTGTATTGcaatttccttcttgtcCAGATGTTTCTTCAGCTCCTTAACACTCTTCTTGCAGACCCGATTACCATCattgctcttctttttgtgAGATTCATCGTCGGcgccttcttcttcttcttccaccaAAGTTTTATCCTTATCTACCCAATCTTCCTGACCTTGCATTATTACGGAACTTTTGTAATAAAACAGTCGGTCTAGAAAAAGAGTATAGGTAtgtgaaaaagagaaagaagccagtttttgttttctgtcCTTTTTATACAAGAATTGTAATGTTTGGGCGGCTAATCCATTTTCCGCGGCTAATCTGCTAACAGAACAACCAACACTTAAAATATAGAGAGCATAAAGATGGGGGGGAAATAATACCTCAAGAAACTTAATCAACCATCcaatctttcaaatcacCTCCGGATCATTAAAAACTATCATCGCGATCTTCTTAGATACATCTTCCGTTCTCATTAGTGGCCAGTTTTAGATGTCACCCGCCTTCTCTACTTTACTTCTTATCGATGGTGGTAAAAGAAGGTACTACATTTAAAGCGTATTCTGTACCTTGTCAAATAGCAGCCTCGTCCATTATTGTTAAATGCTCTCTGAAACAAGCATTGAAATGAGATGCCAGAATTGCCACTTACCTTTGCAATTAGATCCGTCTTTGGAAGGTCTTAGTTTGACCCAGCGAAATCTACTACTGTCAAACAATAATATTGCAACTACAACGAATGAAAATACCATTTCCAACAAAGAAGGAGATGCTAATGACAATTGCGTATTTCAGATACCAGAGGACAGACTGAAGCGGTTAGAAGAGATTCAGAACATAAAAGATTTGGGTTTAGTCGATGACAAATTGACTACAGATTCGTTTGTCTTTTTAAACcacgatgatgataataacGCTTATGATAAAAATGACATTAACATAAACCGTCAAGGTGATGATTCAGACGGCGATAGTGACAAGAATGACAATAGTGATGCCTCTGGCCGAAACAGCTCTTTTCGAGAtcatgaagaagaggaacagGAGATCACCGATGGAGATGAAAACCAACAATTACAATTGAACTCCAAGACTTTGTCCACCCAAGTCAACGCAATGACTAACGTGTTCAACATCCTTTCATCCCAAACAAATATAGACTATCCTGTTTGTCAGGACTGCTGCAATCTGCTAATACATAGGCTGAAAAGTGAGTATGATGATGCAATCAAGGAAAGAGACACTTACGCTCAATTTTTATCCAAGCTAGAAActcaaaacaaagaaatatcAAACGCCATTACTCACAAGCAATATTCCAAcaatattttggaaaacaaaaatttacaAGAGGAAAAACAAGAGCTATTAAAGCAATTATTGCGTCTGGAAACGATGGATAATGATTTAGACGAAGAGCTAAGTCATTTgcaagaaaggaaaatccAACTACAAAAcgaaaaactacaaaaatTGAGCGATCAGAACTTAATGGATTTGAACAACATACAGTTTAATAAAAATCTGCAATCGCTCAAGCTACAATACGAATTGTCTCTAAATCATCTGGACAAATTGAGAAAGATCAACATTTTTAATGCTACTTTCAAAATCTCGCATAATGGACCTTTTGCCACTATAAATGGACTGAGACTGGGCAGTATACCAGAAACAGTGGTGCCTTGGAAGGAAATCAACGCTGCATTAGGCCAATTAATCCTTTTGTTGGCCactataaataaaaatttaaagatAAACTTATTAGACTATAAGTTACAACCAATGGgttcattttccaagatcaaaaaaagaataaatagcaacgttgaaaacaataataataccaCATCAGACAGTCCTGGCGGTTGGTTAATTCTACCTGTCTATAACgatgaaaattttaacCTGGGGAAAATTTTCCATAAAGAGACAAAGTTCGATAAATCACTAGAAACAATATtagaaataataatacaaatGACACAGCAGCTTTCTACAATAGCGTcgtccttttcttctcaaaCACGTTTATCAAATCAAGACGCCTCTTCATTAAATATTAACGGTAACACTAATAATGATGCTTCCATCCTGGAATTGCCCTACATGATgaataaagagaaaatcaATGGGCTATCTGTTAAACTGCATGGTAGCAACCCGAATCTTGAATGGACAACGGCTATGAAGTTTTTACTAACAAATATAAAGTGGTTGTTGgcattttcttccaatttatTGTCCAAGTCAATGACTTTAAGCCCCGCAAACGATGACAATGATATCAACACTACTGGCAATTAAATATACTGGCGTATGTCTTTCAGTATgtggaaaataaagaaaaatagtGCAAATATTTAAGAGAAACATAACTATTTagtatttattttatttttgagcCTTTTTGAATGCTGTATAAGATATCCCCATAAACTTAACTCTTGGTCAGTTGAAAGATAGCAGAACTAAAACCAACAATTGCAGGTGTGATATAACACCAAAATAATCTGTCAATTGTATAAAAACAACTCTTCCTTCGGTGACAGAATTTCGACTACATACTACAGTAACTGAGTATGTAGACCTAAAATGACCAGTTGACTTCAAGCCCGTTATGCGTTTTCTTCTCtataaaacaataaagGCATTCTTTAAGCGCCAGGTTTCCTTACCTAGGAAACAAAGATAAaactgaaaacaaaatgaaaaaagaaaaaaagtaaaataaaaagacaGTAATAATATAGGGCCCTATATCAGGGACTTGAGTGGTAGTGTAAAGCGAATtcggaaaaaaaagtttacaTCGATGTGTGTTTGCGTAGTGGGAGTGAAAGGGAAAAACATCTCTGTACTcaagtttttcttattaCCACCATGAAGCATTGCTACTCCCAAAACCactgttttcattatcgtTCCTAAACCCTCCCCCACTGCTGGAACCCCAGTTTGATGTTCCAGTATTTCTTGGCCTTGTATTTCCAAAGGAACCATTGCCCCCATGCTTACGATAATCTCTTGAATTGTTGTTGCGgttattgaagaaacctCCGCCGCCTCCACCTCTAGTTTTACCACCTCTTAAATTCTGCCTTGACATATCATTTAAAAATGCTGGCACTTCTTGGTTCGCTTCGTTCAATATTTCAATCAGGCCTTTTACAATATTCTGGTTATTACTATTAAAGAATGAAGTAGCAACACCGGTGTTGCCAGCACGACCGGTTCTACCAATTCTATGAACATAATCATCAATATCAGAAGGCAAGTCATAATTAATGACGTGGGTGACATTCGGAATATCTAAACCTCTTGCCGCTACGGCAGTTGCGACTAATATATTGGCCACGTTAGATTTGAAGGCAGATAATGCGCGCTCACGTTCAGCTTGTGTACGATCACCGTGAATAGCTGTGGCTCTGAAGTTTTGCATGATCAAAAAATCAGTCAACTGATCAGCCATTCTCTTTGTCTCGACAAAAATCAACGTTAAACCTTCATGCTCTGCAGATAGTAAATCCAGTAAAGCAGATTTTTTATCCATATCATCCACATATAATATTCTTTGTGTGATATTTTCTGAAGTGGAACCAACTCTTCCTACAGACAAAAAGATGTAATTATCTAGGAAATCACGGGCCAAATGTTGAATATCCACTGGGAATGTGGCAGAAAACATTAAAGTTTGTCTGTTACCTACAGATGGCATATCACATTCTTCAACGATATGGCGGATTTGAGGTTCGAACCCCATATCCAACATTCTATCAGCTTCATCTAAGACGAGGTACTTGATATTGgccaaagaaatttttccaCGTTCCAATAAATCATTCAACCGACCTGGAGTAGCAACCAGTAAATCGCAACCACGGTCGACCTCCCTCATTTGGTTACCGATTGGTGCACCACCATAAACAACACATGGCCTAACCCATGATCTGTAAGTGAATTTTCTAGcctcttcaaaaatttgagTTGCCAATTCTCTTGTTGGCGCCAGGACTAGAGCAGATGGGTATCCCTTCCTAGAATAAAAGCTTTGTGCCTTCTCAGGCATCGGGGAAGGTCCCGACTCAAACAACTCCGTAAAGACgggaaacaaaaatccGCCGGTCTTCCCTGAACCAGTTTGGGCGCAGGCCATCAAATCCCTATTATTAGTAACAATGGGAACGGAGTATTTTTGCACTGGGGTAGGCTTATTGAACCCAGCAAGTTTAATATTTTCCAGTAGCAATGCATCCAGAGGTGGAGAATCAAACTCTAATAGCGGTTCTGGAACATCTTTACCGGATGCCTCTACAGGGATATCGTCGTAATTATCGAACTTAATACCAGATGAGTGGTAATCGGGATCTTCGTGTACACCGAATAGTTCAGCCTCCAACCTTGCGTTCTTTGGCCCGGGTACGTGTTTCCCGTTCACCCATCTGTTTCCTGATGACTTGAAACTTGAACTGCCTCCGCGGTTATAAGTCGATCCTCCATTGTTTCCTTtagaaaaaccaaaaaaaccGTCATTATCGCCGGCCTGCTTGCTCGAACGACTAAAGAATCCTCCACCTGAACCTCTATCCTCCCTTGGGGGACCGGTTCTCCTAAACGCCGGTTTACCGCTGCCTCTTAAATGTGGTGGGACATACGAAGGTTTGCCGCCATCGTTACCGTTTTCTTTGTCGTTAATGTTTAGCTTAGCTACGTTCTGGGACAAATCACTCATGCCTTGTTTTAATAAAAACTACTTAAAAGACCAGATTTGTTTTATATTATCCTCAAACCAAGACGAAAAAATGCTTGCCACCAGAATCCGCATATTCCTATTATATAATAACGCCATTATTTAATTCTCAGATGGCCTTAATTAGGCTTCCCTTAAAAAGTGAAAAGCAATTCGCGGGGTAACAATTACGTGTCTGGtgatatttttggaaaatcaaGTAAAAGCAACTGGATCGAGCTAAAGGAGCAGTACagaatgaaagaaatgatgaaggaagaaaacACGCGATAGGCACCAGTAGCGACCTTGGCGTGGTGGtttgatttatttcttttttcagattcatAAAGGTCGAACAGAATGACTTTGGCAGAGTTGCTGGGACGGTCAAGAATTGCTCAAGTAGCAAACAATCATAAACCGTTGACATATACTGGTAAAAAGTTCCATCCAACACACCAAATCATTGAGACTAAGCCATCAACACTTTATCGACAAGAATGGGGGTTGAAATCCGCTATTCCGTCAAAAATAAAGTCTAGGTACTTGGTATATAACGATTTGGACACTTTAGAACGAATTACCACATTCGAACCCAGAGGCGGTACCCAATGGAACAGATTAAGATTCCAGGAAATGGGAGTACCCATCGTGTCCAATATAGGCAGACAAAACCCATTTTTCAAGGACCCCTCACGTTCTGAAGATGATTCAGATGCTAAGTTGTCtctattcaaagaaatgacAGGCGAGGCAGATATCTCGCCCGCAGCCATGGAAAAGCGTTTAGAGAAGACAATCAGACTGATCAAATCGTTTCAAAAGGAATTCAAGGAATGGTTGGTCGAGAACCATCCAGAAGAACTGAGATTAAATTCCAATAAGCTGGAAGATTATGTagtgaaatttttaaaCCGAAAATTGAAAGCAAAGACGAGCAACAAATTTAACTCCGAGATTATAGGTACAGGCGGTTTGTCATACAGTTTATCaggaaaattgaaaaactcgCCAAATGGCGTCATTCAAAGAACTGTAGTACCTGGCAGAGTCTTGAATGTTGTTAAGGAAAACAACGACAATAAATGGCTTGCGGCCATTGGTGGGTTCGTTGCTGATGTAGTCTTTTTCCAATCTCCACCCAATTCCTTCAATTCAATGGGCGACTTCATAAGAATGAAGACTTTCTTGTTCGAGATTTTGGAGGCTTCTATGGAGAAAAATGGTTCTGTTTCTATGCATGCTAGACTACTAGAGCCACAGAATGACAAGACTagagaatttttcaataagaGACCAATCTACAAACCCCTAACCCCTAGAAGGTCTCGTCGACCATCAGTGGGCAACATTCAAGAGGCCAAtaatcttttgaatataattaagggaaattgaaaaaatttgtgaACGTTTAATGTATATTCAGAGACATGTaaatatagaaaagaaaagaagaagacaaaaaaagtttacgAAGAAAGTctagtaaaaaaacaaaattaacTCATTTTTTGATCACTTGAATAAATACTTTATTTTCCATTCGTTATggttattgttattatagTTATTATTTCTCTATTTGTTTTATACTGTGACACTTTATCATAGCATTCTATGGATTTTCTTGTCATTCTCGACTTCAGAAAGATCATCTAATTTTTCCCACCAATTGAATAAGTAGTTTTCACAAATAATTTTGAACCAAGGTGTAAATTTGGAACTTGGGTCATTGAACATggatttcaaatcatttgGTGAAACCCATTTAAAGTCTCTAACTTCATTGACGTTTGGATTGACAGTCAAATTTTCCTTGGAATTGATCTTATAAAATAGAATATAATCAATTTCGTGTTCACCCCAAGGTTCATTACTTGGTGCCATATAATGGATTCTGTTTAAGAAGTGGAACTTACCTTTTGTCTTAGTTTCGTCTTCTGGGATACCCAATTCATGGTCTAGTTTTCTTACTGCTGCAGTGATTGCACCTTTTATCTTGTCGTCTAACTTCCCCTTAAGGCccaattcatcatcaataCACAGTGGATGAGAGCAACATGTGTTGGTCCAAAGATCAGGAAAGGTGATTTTCTCAGTGGCTCTTTGTTGTAAAAGCAATTCACCTTGctcattgaaaatgaaaacagaaaatgcACGATGTAATAGacccttttcaatattttccatCAAATGGCACACCTTTTTAGTACCGGCACCGATAGCATTATCGTCCCAATCCAAGACAATACAGTTTTCGTTCATCAGTTTAATTTGTTCTTCGTCATGCCCGGAAAAACATGTTTCTTCGGTTTTTTCATTAGAAGTTTCACTAGATCGAGTATTAGGTCTTTGTTGTAATGGAATGATTTCAGGaaattcttccaaaatgTCTTCAGGTGTTTGATTTTGCACTAGCTTGGCGTAGCTAGATACTGCACTATTAGGCACGCTACTATTGTCGGCAGTCATTCTGGTGAAACGTGTTTTCGGACTTCCTTTTCTGTATGAATTCCGGCAGTGGGAACAGTTTAGTGACGAAATAAGTGAAATATCCCGTTTCCTTTTGTTAAGAAAACTATTGCCTgttaaataaagaaaaaacagatAAATAAGTATCCACAGAGTTAAGaccgaaaaagaaatgcaaCCCTACTAGCGAGAAGAGAATAATGAATAATTATGGTTCCTAATATCTATGAATAGGAAAAGAATCGGGCTGAGCATCGTCATTGTGAAATTGTTGACTGGAAAATTTCACTCACAATTAAGTTTTAGCATTTTCAGCGAATTCGTTGGAACGAAAAGGGAAATTCTCGCCGATAGCAGCGGAAAAGactgaaaaaggaaagaaaaggaaagaaaaggaaaaaaacagcCGCATACAACCCTATATGCCCTATCAAGTttaatatcaaagaataCATTGCCctgatatttttgtttttgacCTATCCTGTTTGTAGATTAGCCctataaatatttatgaTTGAAAATTGTTACCCGGCACCTtgtgtttttgttttttttttagaaacGTAAACAACAAATCAAGAAAGTTTCAAGAATTGTAAACAACTGGCCAAGGGATAATGTTgtctactttttttcttttggataGATGAAACTTTAACTTTCTTgctaatttctttattttcaatttcagaatAAGAGGCCATTAAGTTTCATTGCTTTATCTATTGCTGAatttacatttttgttAGCGGTTTCTTTTCGAAACTTATAGAGTGATTTAGAGACTATTCCTGTGTGTGTAGTCAATCGAAACCGGCTTCTGTCATAGCTATCAAGTCGCTAAGATATTACGAGAAATAGGGTATTAGTAACCAAGACTAAACTAAACGTCCTCACGATACAAACATGTCTTCCACACAATCAGACCCGTTGGAGAGGTTTTATAGGCAGTTTCAGACCTTTGTTCAAAATAACCCCAATGTCATATCGGCCGCTCGTGCAGCCGCTCAAATCCCAGAGTCTGCGAAGGCCGTTGTTGTGTTATCTCCTTATTCTTTGCAGCATGTTTTCCCCAGAGAATGGGTAACAAAGTCGTACAAAAAAACCATAGTCGAACGACCAGAGAGGCTGTTAGCAAGTTCAATGGGTATATCGGCTGCAATTACCATGTATCCATCCCTTTTCactttgaaatcttctcACTTGCGGAAAGGTTCGTTGATGGCACCTCATGTGCTCAAGGTGCACGGCAGTCATTGGCCAACTGAATTGATTGAGCTTTGTCAAATGGCAGACGCCAAATTGTTGAAGGGCGAGATCGAAGTTCCGGATACGTGGAACTCGGGTGACATTTATTTGAGTTCAAAGACCATCAAAGCTCTGCAGGGTACAATTGGTGCTATTGAAACCGGTGTAGACTCGATTTTCAAAGGTCCTTCTCCGGAACATATTAGTAACAGAGCCTTTGTGGCTATACGACCACCTGGCCATCATTGCCATTATGCTACTCCATCTGGGTTTTGCTTATTGAACAATGTCCATGTAGCCATAGAATATGCGTTCGATACCTATGATGTTACACACGTTGTCGTACTGGATTTCGATCTGCATCATGGTGATGGCACCCAAGACATTTGTTGGAAACGTGCTGGTTTTAAACCGGAGGAGGAGTCAGAGAATTCATCTTACGACGATTTTGGTAAAATGTTTGCTGAGTTTCCCAAAGTTGGTTATTTTTCCATGCATGATATAAATTCATTTCCAACAGAATCAGGATTCGCTACAAAAGAGAACATCAAAAATGCTTCCACATGTATCATGAACTCTCATGACTTAAACATCTGGAATGTTCATCTATCTAAATGGAccactgaagaagaattcaaTATACTATACAGAACAAAATATAGAACTCTATTTGCAAAAGCAGATGAGTTTTTCAAGACTGCAAAATTAGAAATGAATCAACAGGAGAAAACGTTCAAAGGTTTGGTAGTAATAAGTGCAGGTTTTGATGCGTCAGAATTCGAACAAACTTCCATGCAAAGGCATAGCGTTAACGTCCCTACTAGTTTTTATACGACATTCACTAAAGATGCATTGAAATTAGCTCAAATGCACTGCCACGGTAAAGTTTTATCCTTAATGGAGGGCGGCTATTCTGATAAGGCCATATGTTCTGGTGTTTTTGCACATCTGATTGGTTTACAAAACCAAGATTGGGTTAAAGAATGGGGGTCAGAACAAGTTGTTAAGGAGATCGTTCGTGGATGTAAATCAACCTGGAAACCTTACAAGACAAGGAGAGCTAAAGATGTTATAAGGATATGGGCCGAAGAAGTTATCAGGCTAGGACGAGCAATGATACCGGAATTCGATGACATGATCTTTAAAGACATTGTCAAAACAGCTTCACCTGATTCTTTACCCACTAACATTGTAGAGCCAGTAATGACGTCAACAATTGCCCAAAGAATCATAAGATCTCATAGAAGCAGCGCTTCTCcagagaaagaaatttaTGAAAGCAAGCTCaagaatattgaaaaggaaaaaccagaagaaagagaaagttGTAGTGAGGTCAAAGTTGGTCAACCTTCATCAAATAATAGAGCTGCTGAAACTAAAGTTCCGTTTTTGCAACAAGAATTTTCtagtgaagatgaagatgaagaatatgtttacaatgaagaattgaacAAAACGTTCAATCGTACAGTGGAAGATATTACTATTGATGACATTTCTAGACATTTGGAAACAttggaaattgaaaaacacgatgaagaagataccgaccaagaaaaaaaggataaaaactggaaaagcTCCCATCAACGTCGTTTACAAAGCAATGGAATGTATAAAATTCCCTCTAATACCAAACCTCATCGCATGAGACAAACCCAAAATACAAATACACCAACTTACGACGATAGTGACATATCAATGATTTCTCAtgtttcaagaaaacataCAACAAGGAGTGGTGGTAGGTGGTAAGCATTTGCATATgtaattttgttgaaatctACTAGAAAAGTGATGCATATatctaattttttatcGTTACgtcatattttttttttaattttatatttctGTACAgttatttctttaatttttcttccataTTCCCGttttaaaattttaaagtttcTCCACCTATACCttatttcttattttacGAAATCATATTAATAGTTTCAAGTGTTTATGCTCTCATAGAGCAAATTTATTaattattgttttattctccaaacaaaaagaggaacaaaaacaattgCTATAGTAGCTTTACACGTTTTATATTATTACAAAAatatcttcaaagaaaaaatttcctCCTTACACCTTGTCCATCAGTGGAAGAAAGTGACAATATTacatttttacaaaatcaAGCCATTCAAACCTGAGGAATGTGTATATCTACTTTCTCtctttcctcttctttgattGGGTCTTCACCCTGAAATATACATGCAAAATCAGTAATAAATGGTTGGAGCATAGTAATTGGAATATTCAAGGTTGGAGAGAATACAATGCATAAATTTCTTAGATTCATCTTATTAAACTTGCTgttttcattgatcctTACCAATAGTTCGAAAAGGGCATACATCAATGACATATTAGCGTGTGGTACTACACCTGACTGAATTAAGTCTTTAAATCCTAATGAAACTTGAACAGGATCATTATGGTTTTCATCTACTACTCTCttaaaagacaaaaattgCTCGTCACCAAACAATAAATGAGGCAAATTTCTCAGGTAAAGTTTCAGTAGTCCACTCACAGTGTTCACACTGATGTATAAACTTGGAGACGTTCCATCGTCCTTAGCTTCAATGATTTCATTGTAACGGCATAAATCGACATCATGCTCTCTATCGAATCTTTCTTGTAAGGTTTTGATGACAGTGCTCGATCCGCTTAGCCTAAATATACCTTCTTCCTGAATTCCACGATTTTTATAAAGGTACTCTAAGCAACGATAAACAACACTTGGCAAATCATAAACACTCTGATATTTATGCGAACTCAATCTCAAACATGTTTCCAATGATGACCCAAATACTACAGCGGTTGAATAGCCCATTGAAAAAGAGTTTGTCGTCTTTGGGATATCCATTAACTTTTTGCTTGGCGATCTGATGACAAAATCAGGGGATGTTGGTGAATCAGAATCGTTCGAGACTGTGATACCCAAGTGGTTCATCGCACTTGTCGGAGCggttaattttttgaatggGAACAAACTTCTCATTTTGACTCTTCTATtatctttctcttcatctGCACTGAAAGTTGGATTGGCAAGAGGATTAGAATGTGATGGCAAATTAgtatcaatattttcaccaTTCACCATGTgattattgttattgttattattactgCTATACTCCTGTGTTAAATCTGTAACATATGATGGAGTCTCAGTTGCTGATGTGGTTGTATTTCCAAATTTGGAGAAATGTGAATTTGCACTCAAATGAGATGCAGAATCTGTATCGTTTGCGTAAGTTATATTCCTTGAATTTGATAGTGACACAGACTGTGAAGGATCTATGAAATCACTGAATGCAGAAAGCCACAATTCACGTTCCTTAGGCGTTTCAGTACA
Coding sequences:
- the MEI5 gene encoding Mei5p, which codes for MQGQEDWVDKDKTLVEEEEEGADDESHKKKSNDGNRVCKKSVKELKKHLDKKEIAIQNRESTKQLTLLRQENTHLQQACKILGEDKITKNKQFIEKWRTVCEMELSFILNSTLIKINRMGGYKDFLEKEMEAKKRRLEYQIDNGMEDQLYEVRDSEDFKQLSEVEQEQWESQMNEQLKEVEKSKEVELEKLNKVLLDSEGKEFDMAELCNRLKLDYKLIFP
- the VPS30 gene encoding beclin 1 is translated as MLSETSIEMRCQNCHLPLQLDPSLEGLSLTQRNLLLSNNNIATTTNENTISNKEGDANDNCVFQIPEDRLKRLEEIQNIKDLGLVDDKLTTDSFVFLNHDDDNNAYDKNDININRQGDDSDGDSDKNDNSDASGRNSSFRDHEEEEQEITDGDENQQLQLNSKTLSTQVNAMTNVFNILSSQTNIDYPVCQDCCNLLIHRLKSEYDDAIKERDTYAQFLSKLETQNKEISNAITHKQYSNNILENKNLQEEKQELLKQLLRLETMDNDLDEELSHLQERKIQLQNEKLQKLSDQNLMDLNNIQFNKNLQSLKLQYELSLNHLDKLRKINIFNATFKISHNGPFATINGLRLGSIPETVVPWKEINAALGQLILLLATINKNLKINLLDYKLQPMGSFSKIKKRINSNVENNNNTTSDSPGGWLILPVYNDENFNLGKIFHKETKFDKSLETILEIIIQMTQQLSTIASSFSSQTRLSNQDASSLNINGNTNNDASILELPYMMNKEKINGLSVKLHGSNPNLEWTTAMKFLLTNIKWLLAFSSNLLSKSMTLSPANDDNDINTTGN
- the DBP1 gene encoding putative DEAD-box ATP-dependent RNA helicase DBP1, which encodes MSDLSQNVAKLNINDKENGNDGGKPSYVPPHLRGSGKPAFRRTGPPREDRGSGGGFFSRSSKQAGDNDGFFGFSKGNNGGSTYNRGGSSSFKSSGNRWVNGKHVPGPKNARLEAELFGVHEDPDYHSSGIKFDNYDDIPVEASGKDVPEPLLEFDSPPLDALLLENIKLAGFNKPTPVQKYSVPIVTNNRDLMACAQTGSGKTGGFLFPVFTELFESGPSPMPEKAQSFYSRKGYPSALVLAPTRELATQIFEEARKFTYRSWVRPCVVYGGAPIGNQMREVDRGCDLLVATPGRLNDLLERGKISLANIKYLVLDEADRMLDMGFEPQIRHIVEECDMPSVGNRQTLMFSATFPVDIQHLARDFLDNYIFLSVGRVGSTSENITQRILYVDDMDKKSALLDLLSAEHEGLTLIFVETKRMADQLTDFLIMQNFRATAIHGDRTQAERERALSAFKSNVANILVATAVAARGLDIPNVTHVINYDLPSDIDDYVHRIGRTGRAGNTGVATSFFNSNNQNIVKGLIEILNEANQEVPAFLNDMSRQNLRGGKTRGGGGGGFFNNRNNNSRDYRKHGGNGSFGNTRPRNTGTSNWGSSSGGGFRNDNENSGFGSSNASWW
- the MRP51 gene encoding mitochondrial 37S ribosomal protein bS1m, which produces MTLAELLGRSRIAQVANNHKPLTYTGKKFHPTHQIIETKPSTLYRQEWGLKSAIPSKIKSRYLVYNDLDTLERITTFEPRGGTQWNRLRFQEMGVPIVSNIGRQNPFFKDPSRSEDDSDAKLSLFKEMTGEADISPAAMEKRLEKTIRLIKSFQKEFKEWLVENHPEELRLNSNKLEDYVVKFLNRKLKAKTSNKFNSEIIGTGGLSYSLSGKLKNSPNGVIQRTVVPGRVLNVVKENNDNKWLAAIGGFVADVVFFQSPPNSFNSMGDFIRMKTFLFEILEASMEKNGSVSMHARLLEPQNDKTREFFNKRPIYKPLTPRRSRRPSVGNIQEANNLLNIIKGN
- the IDI1 gene encoding isopentenyl-diphosphate delta-isomerase IDI1 — translated: MTADNSSVPNSAVSSYAKLVQNQTPEDILEEFPEIIPLQQRPNTRSSETSNEKTEETCFSGHDEEQIKLMNENCIVLDWDDNAIGAGTKKVCHLMENIEKGLLHRAFSVFIFNEQGELLLQQRATEKITFPDLWTNTCCSHPLCIDDELGLKGKLDDKIKGAITAAVRKLDHELGIPEDETKTKGKFHFLNRIHYMAPSNEPWGEHEIDYILFYKINSKENLTVNPNVNEVRDFKWVSPNDLKSMFNDPSSKFTPWFKIICENYLFNWWEKLDDLSEVENDKKIHRML
- the HOS3 gene encoding histone deacetylase, encoding MSSTQSDPLERFYRQFQTFVQNNPNVISAARAAAQIPESAKAVVVLSPYSLQHVFPREWVTKSYKKTIVERPERLLASSMGISAAITMYPSLFTLKSSHLRKGSLMAPHVLKVHGSHWPTELIELCQMADAKLLKGEIEVPDTWNSGDIYLSSKTIKALQGTIGAIETGVDSIFKGPSPEHISNRAFVAIRPPGHHCHYATPSGFCLLNNVHVAIEYAFDTYDVTHVVVLDFDLHHGDGTQDICWKRAGFKPEEESENSSYDDFGKMFAEFPKVGYFSMHDINSFPTESGFATKENIKNASTCIMNSHDLNIWNVHLSKWTTEEEFNILYRTKYRTLFAKADEFFKTAKLEMNQQEKTFKGLVVISAGFDASEFEQTSMQRHSVNVPTSFYTTFTKDALKLAQMHCHGKVLSLMEGGYSDKAICSGVFAHLIGLQNQDWVKEWGSEQVVKEIVRGCKSTWKPYKTRRAKDVIRIWAEEVIRLGRAMIPEFDDMIFKDIVKTASPDSLPTNIVEPVMTSTIAQRIIRSHRSSASPEKEIYESKLKNIEKEKPEERESCSEVKVGQPSSNNRAAETKVPFLQQEFSSEDEDEEYVYNEELNKTFNRTVEDITIDDISRHLETLEIEKHDEEDTDQEKKDKNWKSSHQRRLQSNGMYKIPSNTKPHRMRQTQNTNTPTYDDSDISMISHVSRKHTTRSGGRW